In Bos indicus x Bos taurus breed Angus x Brahman F1 hybrid chromosome 21, Bos_hybrid_MaternalHap_v2.0, whole genome shotgun sequence, one DNA window encodes the following:
- the LOC113879958 gene encoding uncharacterized protein LOC113879958 isoform X4, which yields MVRGHWSDFCRNFPWAVVSTSVTEDCKNTSHCASGQLCNALSQGEIPSSPQLLFGDHSGDTVSASPGQAPDVAAACGPPVLPGEASWDFCSRQARGILAPQPWIEPASHALEDTGLITGPPGKSHQYNFDIFKIHFCF from the exons ATGGTAAGAGGTCATTGGTCTGACTTCTGCAGAAACTTCCCCTGGGCAGTGGTCTCTACCTCTGTTACAGAAGACTGCAAAAATACCAGCCATTGTGCATCTGGCCAATTATGCAATGCTCTATCACAAGGGGAAATTCCTTCCTCACCCCAGCTG cTGTTCGGTGACCATTCAGGTGACACAGTCAGTGCCTCTCCAGGCCAG GCTCCTGATGTGGCTGCTGCCTGCGGACCCCCTGTACTGCCTGGGGAAGCGAGCTGGGACTTCTGCAGCCGACAG gcacgtggaatcttagctccccagccatggatcgaacctgcttcCCATGCATTGGAAGACACAggcttaatcactggaccaccagggaagtcccatcaatACAACTTTGACATCTTCAAG atacatttttgtttttga
- the LOC113879958 gene encoding uncharacterized protein LOC113879958 isoform X1, which translates to MVRGHWSDFCRNFPWAVVSTSVTEDCKNTSHCASGQLCNALSQGEIPSSPQLLFGDHSGDTVSASPGQAPDVAAACGPPVLPGEASWDFCSRQARGILAPQPWIEPASHALEDTGLITGPPGKSHQYNFDIFKSFPDFYFSPGFLTTSHSDATLFPSFDMYVNQQQSSTIRLSSLNHFNSNLKVTHVMKKIRGLLQCCDYHSFCSV; encoded by the exons ATGGTAAGAGGTCATTGGTCTGACTTCTGCAGAAACTTCCCCTGGGCAGTGGTCTCTACCTCTGTTACAGAAGACTGCAAAAATACCAGCCATTGTGCATCTGGCCAATTATGCAATGCTCTATCACAAGGGGAAATTCCTTCCTCACCCCAGCTG cTGTTCGGTGACCATTCAGGTGACACAGTCAGTGCCTCTCCAGGCCAG GCTCCTGATGTGGCTGCTGCCTGCGGACCCCCTGTACTGCCTGGGGAAGCGAGCTGGGACTTCTGCAGCCGACAG gcacgtggaatcttagctccccagccatggatcgaacctgcttcCCATGCATTGGAAGACACAggcttaatcactggaccaccagggaagtcccatcaatACAACTTTGACATCTTCAAG tcTTTTCCAGATTTCTACTTCAGCCCCGGATTTCTCACTACTTCTCATTCCGATGCAACTCTCTTTCCAAGTTTTGATATGTATGTGAATCAACAGCAATCTTCAACAATCAGACTCAGCTCTCTGAACCATTTCAATAGCAACTTAAAAGTCACACAtgtgatgaaaaaaatcagaggCTTACTCCAATGCTGTGATTATCATTCATTCTGCTCAGTCTGA
- the LOC113879958 gene encoding uncharacterized protein LOC113879958 isoform X2, whose translation MVRGHWSDFCRNFPWAVVSTSVTEDCKNTSHCASGQLCNALSQGEIPSSPQLLFGDHSGDTVSASPGQAPDVAAACGPPVLPGEASWDFCSRQARGILAPQPWIEPASHALEDTGLITGPPGKSHQYNFDIFKKEGHLEWELLDSLPAWNDLPPADPTLSFRFRKHQCKLL comes from the exons ATGGTAAGAGGTCATTGGTCTGACTTCTGCAGAAACTTCCCCTGGGCAGTGGTCTCTACCTCTGTTACAGAAGACTGCAAAAATACCAGCCATTGTGCATCTGGCCAATTATGCAATGCTCTATCACAAGGGGAAATTCCTTCCTCACCCCAGCTG cTGTTCGGTGACCATTCAGGTGACACAGTCAGTGCCTCTCCAGGCCAG GCTCCTGATGTGGCTGCTGCCTGCGGACCCCCTGTACTGCCTGGGGAAGCGAGCTGGGACTTCTGCAGCCGACAG gcacgtggaatcttagctccccagccatggatcgaacctgcttcCCATGCATTGGAAGACACAggcttaatcactggaccaccagggaagtcccatcaatACAACTTTGACATCTTCAAG AAAGAGGGACATTTGGAATGGGAACTCCTTGATTCTTTACCTGCCTGGAACGACCTCCCACCTGCAGACCCTACCCTGTCTTTCAGATTCAGGAAACATCAGTGTAAACTTCTCTGA
- the LOC113879958 gene encoding uncharacterized protein LOC113879958 isoform X3 → MVRGHWSDFCRNFPWAVVSTSVTEDCKNTSHCASGQLCNALSQGEIPSSPQLLFGDHSGDTVSASPGQAPDVAAACGPPVLPGEASWDFCSRQARGILAPQPWIEPASHALEDTGLITGPPGKSHQYNFDIFKMKCSKGIDARRSITVAGRKPILTPRWKLFL, encoded by the exons ATGGTAAGAGGTCATTGGTCTGACTTCTGCAGAAACTTCCCCTGGGCAGTGGTCTCTACCTCTGTTACAGAAGACTGCAAAAATACCAGCCATTGTGCATCTGGCCAATTATGCAATGCTCTATCACAAGGGGAAATTCCTTCCTCACCCCAGCTG cTGTTCGGTGACCATTCAGGTGACACAGTCAGTGCCTCTCCAGGCCAG GCTCCTGATGTGGCTGCTGCCTGCGGACCCCCTGTACTGCCTGGGGAAGCGAGCTGGGACTTCTGCAGCCGACAG gcacgtggaatcttagctccccagccatggatcgaacctgcttcCCATGCATTGGAAGACACAggcttaatcactggaccaccagggaagtcccatcaatACAACTTTGACATCTTCAAG ATGAAATGCAGTAAGGGCATAGATGCACGGAGGAGTATAACtgttgcagggaggaagccaattctgactccacgttggaaactgtttctttga